The proteins below come from a single Plutella xylostella chromosome 2, ilPluXylo3.1, whole genome shotgun sequence genomic window:
- the LOC105381559 gene encoding uncharacterized protein LOC105381559, whose amino-acid sequence MASKKIFFVIFLVYLSKVESASLFERSYEYVMNIGKNLAPSFMTMLDCMGEEDAWGCAKTKAGILLDAWGQDLNKQRRSWQELADAEVRQSGRSYEELPSKLGREVEGGLNSLAEIVGEGVARAFTTRGHHESGGIDTITISTGADKKKEKKKKQKPPKIHLVQMPVMKMEEKGRQNEQHVQKWVIGKENAETRQVDVQQGEEIKTQDVEVPRGFVEDVWSIGEKALDSVAEHALESDNLENGLSDKSSLEEQRGKKKKKKKAILKLLLLGAVLKAKIGTMLQILSFKLQVKFFIIALLGLAINLARFWLDVKKSHHQQPQKVIYYEHAQHQHHYDEHEEAPGWGPWSRSMEPGEQQQQQDIEIDLDLHNTPYRAQERIHMRDMRPVPSDI is encoded by the exons ATGGCGTcgaaaaaaatctttttcgtAATATTTCTCGTTTATTTGAGTAAAGTTGAAAGTGCTAGTTTGTTTGAAAGATCGTACGAATATGTAATGAATATAGGGAAGAACTTAGCGCCTAGTTTCATGACAATGTTGGACTGTATGGGCGAGGAAGATGCTTGGGGTTGTGCTAAAACCAAGGCTGGAATTTTGCTGGACGCGTGGGGACAAGACTTGAACAAGCAGAGAAGAAGTTGGCAag AGCTAGCGGACGCAGAAGTGAGGCAGTCGGGACGAAGCTATGAAGAGCTACCTTCCAAACTGGGGAGGGAGGTGGAGGGGGGGCTGAACTCCTTGGCGGAGATAGTCGGTGAAGGAGTGGCCAG AGCATTCACCACCAGAGGGCACCACGAGAGCGGCGGCATCGACACTATCACCATTTCAACTGGCGCGGATAAGAAGAAAGAGAAGAAAAAGAAGCAGAAACCACCAAAGATCCACTTAGTCCAGATGCCAGTCATGAAAATGGAAGAGAAAGGTCGTCAGAATGAACAGCACGTCCAGAAATGGGTGATAGGGAAGGAGAATGCGGAAACGAGACAAGTAGATGTGCAACAGGGGGAAGAGATAAAGACGCAAGATGTAGAAGTGCCGAGGGGTTTTGTGGAGGATGTCTGGTCGATTGGAGAAAAGGCACTAGACTCTGTTGCTGAGCATGCGTTGGAGAGTGACAATTTGGAGAATGGATTGAGTGATAAGAGCTCTTTGGAGG AACAAAGAggcaagaagaagaagaagaagaaggcgATCCTGAAGCTGCTTCTGCTGGGCGCCGTGCTGAAGGCGAAGATCGGGACCATGCTGCAGATACTGTCGTTTAAGTTGCAG GTGAAATTCTTCATCATCGCGCTCCTGGGGCTGGCCATCAACCTGGCGAGGTTCTGGCTCGACGTGAAGAAGTCACATCATCAGCAGCCGCAGAAG GTGATATACTACGAGCACGCCCAGCACCAGCATCACTACGACGAGCACGAGGAGGCGCCGGGCTGGGGGCCCTGGTCCCGCAGCATGGAGCCTGGGGAG CAACAGCAACAACAAGACATCGAGATCGACCTGGACCTCCACAACACTCCATACCGCGCGCAGGAGAGGATACACATGAGAGACATGCGTCCCGTTCCTTCCGACATCTAA